From Priestia filamentosa, a single genomic window includes:
- the iolC gene encoding 5-dehydro-2-deoxygluconokinase, with translation MSYLTFNSEKKFDLVAIGRLCIDLNANEINRPMEETMTFTKYVGGSPANIAIGLSRLGMKTGFIGKIADDQMGRFITSYLKKHEINTESVITDKTRAVTGLAFTEIKSPEECSILMYRDNVADLKLEPTEVSEEYIKQSKSLLISGTALAKSPSREAVFMALEYARKNNVPVFFDIDYRPYTWTSEAETAVYYNLAAEKSDVIIGTREEFDMMEKLLNLEESNDQVTAERWFSHNAKIVVIKHGGDGSIAYTNDGKSHRGGIFKTKVLKTFGAGDSYASAFIYGLMHDYSVAEAMRFGGASASIVISKHSSSDAMPTVEEIKGFMETAEEVLQKA, from the coding sequence ATGAGCTATTTAACATTCAATTCTGAAAAGAAATTTGATTTAGTGGCTATTGGCAGACTTTGTATCGATTTGAATGCAAATGAAATCAATCGTCCAATGGAAGAAACGATGACGTTTACAAAATATGTTGGAGGTTCTCCTGCAAATATCGCGATCGGTTTATCTCGTTTAGGAATGAAAACAGGCTTTATTGGTAAAATTGCCGATGATCAAATGGGTCGCTTTATTACAAGCTACCTAAAAAAGCACGAGATTAATACAGAAAGCGTCATTACAGATAAAACGCGAGCTGTAACAGGGCTTGCTTTTACAGAAATCAAAAGTCCTGAAGAGTGCAGTATCCTGATGTATCGAGACAATGTAGCAGATTTAAAATTAGAACCAACAGAAGTATCTGAAGAGTATATTAAACAATCAAAATCTCTTCTAATCTCTGGAACAGCTCTTGCTAAAAGTCCTTCGCGTGAAGCTGTGTTTATGGCACTTGAATATGCACGAAAAAATAATGTTCCAGTTTTCTTTGATATTGACTATCGTCCATATACATGGACATCTGAAGCTGAAACAGCTGTTTACTACAACTTAGCTGCGGAAAAATCAGATGTAATTATTGGAACACGAGAAGAATTTGACATGATGGAAAAACTGTTAAATCTAGAAGAGTCAAATGATCAAGTAACAGCAGAGCGTTGGTTCTCCCACAATGCCAAAATTGTCGTAATTAAACATGGCGGGGATGGATCTATTGCGTATACAAATGACGGGAAATCTCACCGCGGCGGCATCTTTAAAACAAAAGTGTTGAAAACATTCGGTGCTGGTGACTCATATGCTTCAGCTTTCATTTATGGACTCATGCATGATTACTCTGTTGCAGAAGCGATGCGCTTTGGAGGAGCTTCCGCCTCTATTGTAATTTCTAAGCACAGTAGTTCGGATGCAATGCCAACCGTAGAAGAAATTAAAGGATTTATGGAGACGGCTGAAGAAGTATTGCAAAAAGCATAA
- the iolB gene encoding 5-deoxy-glucuronate isomerase translates to MADLIVPSQTPDEEGKVLSITPESAGWEYIGFEVYALEKGKKLKKETGNQEVCVVLLTGKANVSTKKETFENIGERMSVFEKIPPYSVYIPNEDEYEVEALTDLEIAVCAAPGKGTYEARLIGPEDVGVEDRGAGNISRKVQNILPEQKPADSLLVVEVFTPEGNWSSYPPHKHDQNNLPHESYLEETYYHRVNPGHGFAVQRVYTDDKSLDETMVIKDGDAVLVPKGYHPVSAPPGYEVYYLNVMAGPVRTWKFNNSKDHEWIMEDKIALK, encoded by the coding sequence ATGGCAGATTTAATTGTACCAAGTCAAACACCTGATGAAGAAGGAAAAGTATTAAGTATTACACCAGAATCAGCAGGATGGGAATATATCGGATTTGAAGTATACGCTTTAGAAAAAGGAAAAAAACTTAAAAAAGAAACAGGAAATCAAGAAGTATGTGTTGTGTTACTAACAGGTAAAGCGAACGTGTCTACTAAAAAAGAAACATTCGAAAATATCGGAGAGAGAATGAGTGTTTTTGAAAAAATCCCTCCATACTCCGTGTATATTCCAAATGAGGATGAGTACGAAGTTGAGGCTTTAACAGATTTAGAAATTGCCGTATGTGCAGCGCCTGGTAAAGGTACATATGAAGCTCGCCTAATCGGCCCAGAGGATGTAGGTGTTGAAGATAGAGGAGCTGGCAATATTTCAAGAAAAGTGCAAAACATTCTTCCAGAACAAAAACCAGCTGATAGCCTTCTTGTTGTAGAAGTTTTTACACCTGAAGGAAATTGGTCAAGCTATCCTCCTCACAAGCATGATCAAAATAACTTGCCGCACGAGTCATATTTGGAAGAAACATACTACCACCGCGTGAATCCTGGTCATGGATTTGCCGTACAGCGCGTCTATACAGACGACAAATCGCTTGATGAAACAATGGTTATTAAAGATGGAGATGCTGTATTAGTTCCGAAAGGCTATCATCCTGTATCAGCTCCTCCAGGATATGAAGTATATTATTTAAATGTTATGGCTGGGCCTGTTCGTACATGGAAATTTAACAATAGCAAAGACCATGAGTGGATTATGGAAGATAAGATAGCGCTAAAGTAA
- the iolD gene encoding 3D-(3,5/4)-trihydroxycyclohexane-1,2-dione acylhydrolase (decyclizing), with translation MKTIRLTTGQALVKFLNQQYVEFDGKEEKFVQGVFTIFGHGNVLGLGQALEEDAGDLRVYQGRNEQGMALAATAYAKQNHRRKIIACTSSVGPGAANMVTAAGTASANNIPLLLLPGDTFATRQPDPVLQQVEHYHNLTVTTNDAFRAVSKYWDRVTRPEHLMTAMINAMRVLTDPANTGAVTVCLPQDVQGEAYEFPEYFFKKRVHRIDRRVPTESDIKEAVALIKEKKKPIIVCGGGVRYSEAAEALKSFSEKFNIPYGETQAGKSAVESSHSHNLGGIGITGTLASNLMAKEADLVIGVGTRYSDFTTGSKQLFQNENVQFLSINTSEYHAYKLDATKVVGDAKLALQKLEEELSNIDYKSSYSDEIQKAKEAWNKEVDRLYSIRYDENQFIPEAGDHLPHVLPEFARQFGSTITQTEVLEFINEHVADDAIVVGAAGSLPSDLQRMWNSRTPNTYHMEYGYSCMGYEVSGALGVKLAEPEKEVYVMTGDGSYLMLHSELVTSIQERKKINIVLIDNAAFGCINNLQMNNGMGSFGTEFRYRNEETGKMDGDLIKIDFAKSAEGYGVKTYQVTTMEQLKEALEDSKKQEVSTLLDIKVLPKTMTRDFESWWNIGVAETSKKQSIQDAYERKESVLQTARKY, from the coding sequence ATGAAAACAATTCGTTTAACAACAGGTCAAGCATTAGTAAAGTTTTTGAATCAACAATATGTAGAGTTTGATGGTAAAGAAGAGAAATTTGTACAAGGAGTTTTTACAATCTTCGGTCATGGAAATGTGTTAGGTCTAGGACAAGCACTTGAAGAAGATGCTGGCGATCTACGAGTTTATCAAGGAAGAAATGAACAAGGAATGGCTCTTGCTGCAACAGCTTATGCCAAGCAAAATCATCGCAGAAAGATCATTGCTTGTACATCATCAGTAGGGCCAGGAGCGGCGAATATGGTAACAGCAGCTGGAACAGCCTCAGCAAACAATATTCCGCTTTTGCTTCTTCCAGGAGACACATTTGCAACACGTCAACCAGATCCAGTGCTGCAGCAAGTTGAGCATTATCATAACTTAACGGTAACAACAAATGACGCGTTTCGTGCGGTAAGTAAATATTGGGACCGCGTAACTCGTCCAGAACATTTAATGACAGCTATGATTAACGCAATGCGTGTATTAACAGACCCTGCAAATACTGGAGCTGTTACGGTTTGTCTTCCACAAGATGTACAAGGTGAAGCATATGAGTTTCCAGAATATTTCTTTAAGAAACGTGTTCATCGTATTGATCGCCGTGTTCCAACAGAAAGTGATATCAAAGAAGCGGTGGCTCTTATTAAAGAAAAGAAAAAGCCAATCATCGTTTGTGGTGGAGGGGTACGTTACTCAGAAGCCGCTGAAGCCCTTAAAAGCTTCTCAGAGAAATTTAATATCCCTTATGGAGAAACACAAGCTGGAAAAAGTGCTGTTGAAAGCTCTCACTCTCACAACTTAGGGGGAATTGGAATCACAGGAACACTCGCTTCTAACCTAATGGCAAAAGAAGCTGACCTTGTGATTGGTGTGGGAACTCGCTACTCAGATTTCACTACAGGATCTAAACAGCTTTTCCAAAACGAAAATGTTCAGTTCTTATCTATTAATACATCTGAATATCACGCTTACAAACTTGATGCAACAAAAGTTGTTGGTGATGCGAAGTTAGCTCTGCAAAAACTTGAAGAAGAACTTTCAAACATCGACTACAAATCAAGCTATAGTGATGAAATTCAAAAAGCGAAAGAAGCATGGAACAAAGAAGTGGATCGTTTATACAGCATTCGATATGATGAAAATCAATTTATTCCAGAAGCAGGAGATCATCTTCCACACGTATTACCTGAGTTTGCTCGGCAATTTGGCTCAACGATTACACAAACAGAAGTGCTTGAATTTATAAATGAACATGTAGCAGATGATGCAATTGTTGTAGGGGCTGCGGGAAGTCTCCCAAGTGACTTACAAAGAATGTGGAATTCGCGCACACCAAATACGTATCACATGGAGTATGGCTATTCTTGTATGGGTTATGAAGTTTCAGGAGCGCTTGGTGTTAAGCTGGCTGAGCCTGAAAAAGAAGTATATGTAATGACAGGAGACGGAAGTTACCTTATGCTTCATTCTGAACTTGTGACAAGTATTCAAGAACGCAAAAAAATCAATATTGTTCTTATCGATAATGCAGCATTTGGATGCATTAATAACTTACAAATGAACAATGGAATGGGAAGCTTTGGTACAGAGTTCCGCTACCGTAATGAAGAAACAGGCAAGATGGATGGCGATCTTATCAAAATTGATTTTGCAAAAAGTGCTGAAGGATACGGAGTGAAAACGTATCAAGTAACAACGATGGAACAGTTGAAAGAAGCGCTTGAAGATTCTAAAAAACAGGAAGTTTCAACGCTTTTAGATATTAAAGTATTACCAAAAACAATGACAAGAGATTTTGAATCATGGTGGAACATTGGCGTTGCAGAAACGTCTAAAAAGCAATCAATTCAAGATGCTTATGAAAGAAAAGAAAGCGTATTACAAACGGCTAGAAAGTATTAA
- a CDS encoding DeoR/GlpR family DNA-binding transcription regulator, with product MLKAKRIQQIQDYVLEHQSVSLDELVTVFDVSKNTIRRDVQMLVDQGVVKKVYGGVAVDHAQLESFNDRKTRNQLAKQAIAKEAANYVEDGDVIFIDSGTTTLEMLEFVKNKNITVITNNLDFIVYALPYENLKVISTGGALERETKSFSSFKNMDLLKTYNVNKAFMASTGVSISNGVTNSSPVESEIKQAVVRRSVEVFLLIDHTKFDKYALITYCELEELDYLITDASPNESYGNYAQRNNINIVIAQND from the coding sequence ATGTTAAAAGCTAAACGAATTCAACAAATTCAAGACTACGTGCTTGAACATCAGTCCGTCTCTTTAGATGAGCTTGTAACCGTATTTGACGTTTCTAAAAATACTATTCGAAGAGATGTACAAATGCTCGTGGATCAAGGGGTAGTAAAAAAAGTATATGGTGGAGTTGCGGTTGATCATGCTCAGCTTGAGTCATTTAACGATCGAAAAACTCGCAACCAGCTCGCAAAGCAAGCAATTGCTAAAGAAGCGGCAAATTATGTAGAGGACGGAGACGTTATTTTCATCGACTCAGGTACAACCACGCTTGAGATGTTAGAGTTTGTGAAAAATAAGAATATAACCGTTATTACAAACAATCTTGATTTCATTGTATATGCTCTTCCTTATGAGAATTTAAAAGTCATTTCAACGGGTGGGGCACTTGAACGGGAAACAAAATCATTTTCAAGTTTTAAGAACATGGACTTATTAAAAACGTATAACGTGAACAAAGCTTTCATGGCTTCAACAGGTGTTTCCATTTCAAACGGGGTTACAAACTCTTCTCCTGTTGAAAGTGAAATTAAACAAGCTGTTGTAAGGAGAAGTGTTGAAGTGTTTTTACTTATTGATCATACAAAGTTTGATAAGTATGCGCTTATTACGTATTGTGAATTAGAAGAGTTAGATTATTTAATTACAGATGCTTCGCCAAATGAAAGCTATGGAAACTACGCACAAAGAAATAACATAAATATTGTAATTGCTCAAAATGATTAG